One genomic region from Balaenoptera acutorostrata chromosome 1, mBalAcu1.1, whole genome shotgun sequence encodes:
- the NCMAP gene encoding noncompact myelin-associated protein: MTTATPLGSTTFFSLNMTTRGEDFLYKSSGAIVAAIVVVVIIIFTVVLILLKTYNRKMRTRRELEPKVPKPASPSALGPNSNSSQHPATVTFSPIDVHVETR; encoded by the exons ATGACCACAGCTACCCCTTTGGGGAGTACCACCTTCTTCTCATTGAACATGACCACCAGAGGAGAAGACTTTCTGTACAAGA GTTCTGGAGCCATCGTTGCTGCCATTGTGGTGGTTGTCATCATCATCTTCACCGTGGTTCTGATCTTGCTGAAGACGTACAACAG GAAAATGAGGACAAGACGGGAGCTGGAGCCCAAGGTCCCCAAGCCAGCCTCCCCTTCTGCCCTGGGCCCAAACAGCAACAGCAGTCAACACCCTGCAACTGTGACCTTCAGCCCTATTGACGTCCACGTGGAGACTCGGTGA